The Helicobacter pylori genome includes a window with the following:
- a CDS encoding MnmA/TRMU family protein, translating into MKKIKALALFSGGLDSLLSMKLLIDQSIEVTALHFNIGFGGNKDKREYFENATAQIGAKLLVCDIREQFFNDVLFKPKYGYGKYFNPCIDCHANMFRNAFYKMLELNADFVLSGEVLGQRPKSQRKEALNQVRKLVREVGEEARFDPILDRTQASGEKPQFLDELLLRPMSAKLLEPTFMEKKGWVDREKLLDVSGRGRSRQLQMIKDYGLKYYEKPGGGCLLTDIQVSNKIKNLKEYREMVFEDSVIVKNGRYFVLPNNARLVVARNEEENHKLDIEHPLMDKIELLGCKGPLSLVDKNASKEDKELAGRIALGYAKTLKNQAYLIQIGNEKRELYPLDKESAREYLFA; encoded by the coding sequence ATGAAAAAAATAAAAGCTTTAGCCTTATTCAGTGGGGGGTTGGATAGTTTGTTGTCTATGAAATTACTCATTGATCAAAGCATTGAAGTAACCGCTTTACACTTCAATATAGGGTTTGGGGGGAATAAAGATAAAAGAGAGTATTTTGAAAACGCCACCGCGCAAATCGGGGCTAAGCTCCTAGTGTGCGATATTAGAGAGCAATTTTTTAACGATGTGTTGTTCAAGCCCAAATACGGCTATGGGAAATATTTCAACCCTTGCATTGATTGCCATGCCAACATGTTTAGGAACGCTTTTTATAAAATGCTTGAATTGAACGCGGATTTTGTTTTGAGTGGGGAAGTGCTAGGGCAACGCCCTAAATCCCAAAGGAAAGAAGCGCTAAATCAGGTGAGGAAATTAGTCAGAGAAGTGGGCGAAGAGGCGCGTTTTGATCCCATTTTAGACCGAACGCAAGCAAGCGGTGAGAAACCGCAATTTTTGGACGAACTGCTCTTAAGGCCCATGAGCGCGAAACTCTTAGAGCCTACTTTCATGGAAAAAAAGGGCTGGGTTGATAGAGAAAAACTTTTAGATGTGAGCGGTAGGGGGCGAAGCAGGCAATTGCAAATGATTAAAGATTACGGCTTGAAATATTATGAAAAGCCAGGTGGGGGGTGCTTGCTTACGGACATTCAGGTGAGTAATAAGATTAAGAATTTGAAAGAATACAGAGAAATGGTGTTTGAAGACAGCGTGATTGTCAAAAACGGGCGTTATTTTGTCTTACCCAATAACGCTCGTTTAGTGGTGGCAAGGAATGAAGAAGAAAACCACAAGCTAGACATTGAGCACCCCTTAATGGACAAGATTGAATTGCTAGGCTGTAAAGGCCCTTTGAGTTTAGTGGATAAAAACGCCAGCAAAGAAGATAAAGAATTGGCCGGCCGTATCGCTTTAGGCTATGCTAAGACTTTAAAAAATCAAGCTTATCTCATTCAAATAGGGAACGAAAAGCGCGAGCTTTACCCTTTGGATAAAGAGAGCGCCAGAGAGTATTTGTTCGCTTGA
- the groES gene encoding co-chaperone GroES translates to MKFQPLGERVLVERLEEENKTSSGIIIPDNAKEKPLMGVVKAVSHKISEGCKCVKEGDVIAFGKYKGAEIVLDGVEYMVLELEDILGIVGSGSCCHTDNHDHKHAKEHEACCHDHKKH, encoded by the coding sequence ATGAAGTTTCAACCATTAGGAGAAAGGGTCTTAGTAGAAAGACTTGAAGAAGAGAACAAAACCAGTTCAGGCATCATCATCCCTGATAACGCTAAAGAAAAGCCTTTAATGGGCGTAGTCAAAGCGGTTAGCCATAAAATCAGCGAGGGTTGCAAATGCGTTAAAGAAGGCGATGTGATCGCTTTTGGCAAATACAAAGGCGCAGAAATCGTTTTAGACGGCGTTGAATACATGGTGCTAGAACTAGAAGACATTCTAGGTATTGTGGGCTCAGGCTCTTGCTGTCATACAGATAATCATGACCATAAACATGCTAAAGAGCATGAAGCTTGCTGTCATGATCACAAAAAACACTAA
- the dnaG gene encoding DNA primase has translation MILKSSIDRLLQTIDIVEVISSYVDLRKSGSSYMACCPFHEERSASFSVNPIKGFYHCFGCGASGDSIKFVMEFEKLSFVEALEKLAHRFNVALEYDKGVYYDYKEDYHLLEMVSSLYQEELFNAPFFLNYLQKRGLSLESIRAFKLGLCTNRIDYGIENKGLDKDKLIELGVLGKSDKKDKTYLRFLDRIMFPIYSPNAQVVGFGGRTLKEKAAKYINSPQNKLFDKSSLLYGYHLAKEHIYKQKQVIVTEGYLDVILLHQAGFKNAIATLGTALTPSHLPLLKKGDPEILLSYDGDKAGRNAAYKASLMLAKEQRGGGVILFENNLDPAEMIANNQIETLKDLLSRPMAFIEFVLRRMAGSYLLDDPLEKDKALKEMLGFLKNFSLLLQNEYKPLIAMLLQAPLHVLGIREPISFQPFYPKTEKPNRSQKFVHVSNALSLEFLEKLVIRYLLEDRSLLDLAVGYIHSGVFLHKKQEFDALCQEKLDDPKLVALLLDANLPLKKGGFEKELRLLILRYFERQLKEIPKSSLPFSEKMICLKKARQAIMKLKQGELVAI, from the coding sequence ATGATTCTTAAAAGTTCCATTGATCGCCTTTTGCAAACGATAGATATTGTAGAAGTCATTAGCTCTTATGTGGATTTGAGGAAGTCAGGTTCTAGTTACATGGCTTGTTGCCCTTTTCATGAAGAAAGGAGCGCGAGTTTTAGCGTCAATCCAATTAAAGGGTTTTACCATTGCTTTGGGTGTGGGGCGAGCGGGGATAGCATTAAATTTGTGATGGAGTTTGAAAAGCTTTCGTTTGTGGAAGCATTAGAGAAATTAGCCCACCGATTCAATGTGGCTTTAGAGTATGACAAAGGCGTTTATTATGATTATAAAGAAGACTACCACCTTTTAGAAATGGTGAGCTCGTTGTATCAAGAAGAGCTTTTTAACGCCCCGTTTTTTTTGAATTATTTGCAAAAAAGAGGGCTTAGCTTAGAGAGCATAAGAGCGTTTAAATTAGGCTTATGCACGAATAGAATTGATTACGGCATTGAAAATAAAGGCTTGGATAAGGACAAACTCATTGAATTAGGCGTGCTGGGCAAAAGCGATAAAAAAGATAAAACCTATTTGCGTTTTTTGGATCGCATCATGTTCCCTATTTATAGCCCTAACGCTCAAGTGGTGGGCTTTGGAGGGCGCACCTTAAAAGAAAAAGCGGCCAAGTATATCAATTCGCCCCAAAATAAGCTTTTTGATAAATCCAGTTTACTCTATGGCTATCATTTGGCTAAAGAACACATCTACAAACAAAAGCAAGTCATTGTAACAGAGGGGTATTTGGATGTGATTTTATTGCACCAGGCGGGTTTTAAAAACGCCATAGCCACGCTTGGGACAGCTTTAACGCCATCGCATTTGCCCTTGCTTAAAAAAGGCGATCCAGAAATCCTCTTAAGCTATGATGGGGATAAGGCAGGGCGAAACGCAGCCTATAAAGCGAGCTTGATGTTGGCTAAAGAGCAAAGGGGGGGGGGTGTGATTTTGTTTGAAAACAACCTAGACCCTGCGGAGATGATCGCTAATAACCAGATTGAAACCTTAAAAGACTTGTTATCGCGCCCCATGGCTTTTATTGAATTTGTTTTAAGGCGCATGGCGGGTTCTTATCTTTTAGACGATCCTTTAGAAAAAGATAAGGCCCTTAAAGAAATGTTAGGGTTTTTGAAAAACTTTTCCTTGCTTTTACAAAATGAATACAAGCCCTTAATCGCTATGCTTTTACAAGCGCCTTTGCATGTTTTAGGGATTAGAGAGCCAATTTCTTTTCAGCCTTTTTACCCCAAAACAGAAAAACCTAATCGCTCTCAAAAGTTTGTGCATGTTTCTAACGCGCTCAGTTTGGAATTTTTAGAAAAATTAGTGATCCGCTATCTTTTAGAAGACAGAAGCTTGTTGGATTTGGCGGTGGGCTATATCCATAGTGGGGTATTCTTGCATAAAAAACAAGAATTTGACGCTTTGTGTCAAGAAAAATTAGACGACCCTAAATTAGTTGCGTTATTATTAGATGCGAATTTACCCCTAAAAAAAGGGGGTTTTGAAAAGGAATTGCGTTTGTTGATTTTGCGCTATTTTGAGCGGCAACTCAAGGAAATCCCTAAAAGCTCGCTCCCGTTTAGCGAAAAAATGATCTGTTTGAAAAAGGCTCGCCAGGCCATTATGAAATTAAAACAAGGAGAATTAGTCGCCATATGA
- the groL gene encoding chaperonin GroEL (60 kDa chaperone family; promotes refolding of misfolded polypeptides especially under stressful conditions; forms two stacked rings of heptamers to form a barrel-shaped 14mer; ends can be capped by GroES; misfolded proteins enter the barrel where they are refolded when GroES binds) produces MAKEIKFSDSARNLLFEGVRQLHDAVKVTMGPRGRNVLIQKSYGAPSITKDGVSVAKEIELSCPVANMGAQLVKEVASKTADAAGDGTTTATVLAYSIFKEGLRNITAGANPIEVKRGMDKAAEAIINELKKASKKVGGKEEITQVATISANSDHNIGKLIADAMEKVGKDGVITVEEAKGIEDELDVVEGMQFDRGYLSPYFVTNAEKMTAQLDNAYILLTDKKISSMKDILPLLEKTMKEGKPLLIIAEDIEGEALTTLVVNKLRGVLNIAAVKAPGFGDRRKEMLKDIAILTGGQVISEELGLTLENAEVEFLGKAGRIVIDKDNTTIVDGKGHSHDVKDRVAQIKTQIASTTSDYDKEKLQERLAKLSGGVAVIKVGAASEVEMKEKKDRVDDALSATKAAVEEGIVIGGGAALIRAAQKVHLNLHDDEKVGYEIIMRAIKAPLAQIAINAGYDGGVVVNEVQKHEGHFGFNASNGKYVDMFKEGIIDPLKVERIALQNAVSVSSLLLTTEATVHEIKEEKATPAMPDMGGMGGMGGMGGMM; encoded by the coding sequence ATGGCAAAAGAAATCAAATTTTCAGATAGCGCAAGAAACCTTTTATTTGAAGGCGTGAGACAACTCCATGACGCTGTCAAAGTAACCATGGGGCCAAGAGGCAGGAATGTGTTGATCCAAAAAAGCTATGGCGCTCCAAGCATCACCAAAGACGGCGTGAGCGTGGCTAAAGAGATTGAATTAAGTTGCCCGGTGGCTAACATGGGCGCTCAACTCGTTAAAGAAGTAGCGAGCAAAACCGCTGATGCTGCCGGCGATGGCACGACCACAGCGACCGTGCTTGCTTATAGCATTTTTAAAGAAGGTTTGAGGAATATCACGGCTGGGGCTAACCCTATTGAAGTGAAACGAGGCATGGATAAAGCCGCTGAAGCGATTATTAATGAGCTTAAAAAAGCGAGCAAAAAAGTAGGCGGTAAAGAAGAAATCACCCAAGTAGCGACCATTTCTGCAAACTCCGATCACAATATCGGGAAACTCATCGCTGACGCTATGGAAAAAGTGGGTAAAGACGGCGTGATCACCGTTGAAGAAGCTAAGGGCATTGAAGATGAATTGGATGTCGTAGAGGGCATGCAATTTGATAGAGGCTACCTCTCCCCTTATTTTGTAACAAACGCTGAGAAAATGACCGCTCAATTGGATAACGCTTACATCCTTTTAACGGATAAAAAAATCTCTAGCATGAAAGACATTCTCCCGCTACTAGAAAAAACCATGAAAGAAGGCAAACCGCTTTTAATCATCGCTGAAGACATTGAGGGCGAAGCTTTAACGACTCTAGTGGTGAATAAATTAAGAGGCGTGTTGAATATCGCAGCGGTTAAAGCTCCAGGCTTTGGGGACAGAAGAAAAGAAATGCTCAAAGACATCGCTATTTTAACCGGCGGTCAAGTCATTAGCGAAGAATTAGGCTTGACTTTAGAAAACGCTGAAGTGGAGTTTTTAGGCAAAGCCGGAAGGATTGTGATTGACAAAGACAACACCACGATCGTAGATGGCAAAGGCCATAGCCATGATGTCAAAGACAGAGTCGCGCAAATCAAAACCCAAATTGCAAGCACGACAAGCGATTATGACAAAGAAAAATTGCAAGAAAGATTGGCTAAACTCTCTGGCGGTGTGGCTGTGATTAAAGTGGGCGCTGCGAGTGAAGTGGAAATGAAAGAGAAAAAAGACCGGGTTGATGACGCGTTGAGCGCGACTAAAGCGGCTGTTGAAGAAGGCATTGTGATTGGCGGCGGTGCGGCCCTCATTCGCGCGGCTCAAAAAGTGCATTTGAATTTACACGATGATGAAAAAGTGGGCTATGAAATCATCATGCGCGCCATTAAAGCCCCATTAGCTCAAATCGCTATCAATGCCGGTTATGATGGCGGTGTGGTCGTGAATGAAGTGCAAAAACACGAAGGGCATTTTGGTTTTAACGCTAGCAACGGCAAGTATGTGGATATGTTTAAAGAAGGCATTATTGACCCCTTAAAAGTAGAAAGGATCGCTTTGCAAAATGCGGTTTCGGTTTCAAGCCTGCTTTTAACCACAGAAGCCACCGTGCATGAAATCAAAGAAGAAAAAGCAACCCCTGCAATGCCTGATATGGGTGGCATGGGCGGCATGGGAGGCATGGGCGGCATGATGTAA
- a CDS encoding VirB4 family type IV secretion/conjugal transfer ATPase, with protein sequence MLEKLLSAIKQKVSNYFLGVLPKSYSMSEENNLLGLYDEHFLLTKNENLVGILRLEGVSYTHLSTEQLQDLFTERQMALDSLEKVVARLVVKRRKMDHQQNIQADSKYLQAILNQFENKEVYENQYFLVLESTHSLQGVLEHKKKSIMHANRENFKDILSYKAHFLQETLKSLEIQLKNYAPKLLSSKEVLNFYAEYINGFDLPLKPLVGGYLSDSYIASSITFEKDYFIQESFNQKTYNRLIGIKAYESERITSIAIGALLYQETPLDIIFSIEPMSVNKTLSFLKERAKFSMSNLVKNELLEYQELVKTKRLSMQKFALNILIKAPSLENLDAQTSLVLGLLFKENLVGVIETFGLKGGYFSFFPERIHLNHRLRFLTSKALACLMVFERQNLGFKANSWGNSPLSVFKNLDYSPFLFNFHNQEVDHNNAKETARVNGHTLVIGATGSGKSTLISFLMMSALKYQNMRLLAFDRMQGLYSFTKFFKGHYHDGQSFSINPFCLEPNLQNLEFLQSFFLSMFDLAPSRDKEALEDMNAIFSTIKSLYETLYPKAFSLLDFKETLKRTSSNQLGLSLEPYLNNPLFNALNDALNSNAFLNVINLDTITQNPKDLGLLAYYLFYKILEESRKNDSGFLVFLDEFKSYVENDLLNTKINALITQARKANGVVVLALQDIYQLSGVKNAHSFLSNMGTLILYPQKNARELKHNFNVPLSETEISFLENTPLYARQVLVKNLGNGNSNMIDVSLESLGRYLKIFNSDSSHVNKVKALQKDYPTEWREKLLKS encoded by the coding sequence ATGTTAGAAAAGCTTTTGAGCGCTATCAAACAAAAAGTTTCAAATTATTTTTTAGGGGTTTTGCCTAAAAGCTATTCTATGAGCGAAGAAAACAACCTTTTAGGCTTGTATGATGAGCATTTCTTGCTCACTAAAAACGAAAACTTAGTGGGAATTCTCCGTTTAGAAGGGGTGAGTTACACCCATTTAAGCACAGAGCAATTGCAAGATCTCTTCACCGAGCGCCAGATGGCGTTGGATTCTTTAGAAAAAGTCGTGGCACGCCTTGTGGTTAAAAGGCGTAAAATGGATCACCAACAAAACATTCAAGCTGACTCTAAATACTTGCAAGCGATTTTGAATCAATTTGAAAACAAAGAAGTGTATGAAAATCAGTATTTTTTAGTTTTAGAAAGCACGCATTCTTTGCAGGGCGTTTTAGAGCATAAGAAAAAATCCATAATGCATGCCAATAGGGAAAATTTTAAGGACATTCTCTCTTATAAAGCGCATTTTTTACAAGAAACTTTAAAAAGTTTAGAAATCCAGCTCAAAAACTATGCCCCCAAACTCTTAAGCTCTAAAGAGGTTTTGAATTTTTATGCGGAATACATTAACGGGTTTGACCTCCCTTTAAAGCCTCTAGTAGGGGGGTATTTGAGCGATAGCTATATCGCTAGTTCTATCACTTTTGAAAAAGATTATTTCATTCAAGAAAGCTTTAATCAAAAAACCTATAACCGCTTGATTGGCATTAAAGCTTATGAGAGCGAGCGCATCACTTCTATAGCGATCGGAGCACTTTTATACCAAGAGACGCCACTAGATATTATCTTTTCTATAGAGCCTATGAGCGTCAATAAAACGCTGAGTTTTTTAAAAGAACGGGCCAAATTCAGCATGTCCAATCTCGTTAAAAACGAGCTGCTAGAATACCAAGAACTAGTCAAAACCAAACGCCTATCCATGCAAAAATTCGCCCTAAACATTCTTATCAAAGCCCCTAGTTTAGAGAATTTAGACGCTCAAACAAGCTTAGTTTTAGGGCTTTTATTTAAAGAAAATTTAGTGGGCGTTATAGAAACTTTTGGCTTGAAAGGGGGGTATTTTTCCTTTTTCCCTGAACGCATCCATTTAAACCACCGCTTGCGTTTTTTAACTTCTAAAGCATTAGCGTGTTTAATGGTGTTTGAAAGGCAAAATTTAGGTTTTAAGGCTAATTCATGGGGGAATAGCCCTTTGAGCGTGTTTAAAAATTTGGATTATTCCCCTTTTTTATTCAATTTCCACAACCAAGAAGTGGACCACAACAACGCTAAAGAAACCGCTAGAGTGAACGGGCATACTTTAGTCATAGGGGCTACTGGAAGCGGTAAAAGCACGCTGATTAGCTTTTTAATGATGAGCGCTTTGAAATACCAAAACATGCGCCTTTTAGCTTTTGACAGGATGCAAGGGCTGTATTCTTTCACAAAATTTTTTAAAGGGCATTACCATGACGGCCAATCTTTTAGCATCAACCCCTTTTGTTTAGAGCCTAATTTGCAGAATTTAGAATTTTTGCAATCCTTCTTTTTGAGCATGTTTGATCTTGCCCCTTCAAGAGATAAAGAAGCCTTGGAAGACATGAATGCGATTTTTAGCACGATTAAGAGCCTTTATGAGACCTTATACCCTAAAGCTTTTAGTTTGCTAGACTTTAAAGAAACGCTTAAAAGAACCTCATCTAACCAATTGGGCTTGAGTTTAGAGCCGTATTTGAATAACCCCCTTTTTAACGCTTTGAATGACGCACTCAATTCCAACGCTTTTTTAAATGTGATAAACCTAGATACCATCACCCAAAACCCTAAAGACTTAGGGCTTTTAGCCTATTACTTGTTTTATAAAATCTTAGAAGAATCCAGGAAAAACGACAGCGGCTTTTTGGTTTTTTTAGACGAGTTTAAATCCTATGTGGAAAACGATTTGCTGAACACTAAAATCAACGCTTTAATCACGCAAGCCAGAAAAGCTAATGGCGTGGTGGTGTTGGCTTTGCAAGACATTTACCAATTAAGCGGGGTTAAAAACGCCCATAGTTTTTTAAGCAACATGGGGACTCTCATTTTGTATCCGCAAAAAAACGCTAGGGAGTTGAAACACAATTTCAATGTGCCTTTGAGCGAGACTGAAATTTCTTTTTTAGAAAACACCCCTTTATATGCCAGGCAGGTTTTAGTCAAAAATCTGGGTAACGGGAATTCTAACATGATTGATGTGAGTTTGGAAAGCTTGGGGCGTTATTTGAAAATCTTTAATTCGGATTCTAGTCATGTGAATAAAGTGAAAGCGTTACAAAAAGACTACCCTACAGAGTGGCGTGAGAAACTTTTGAAGAGTTAG
- a CDS encoding TrbC/VirB2 family protein gives MSAHFLKIIFLVGMCVSSLFAEGLEGFFNALEAQLKSPIAKGILMVIFIGIAIYVWRNLDRWKEILFTILGVVFGIFLFFKAPSLANWFMGIF, from the coding sequence ATGTCCGCTCATTTTTTAAAAATCATTTTTTTAGTAGGCATGTGCGTTTCAAGTTTGTTCGCTGAAGGTTTAGAGGGGTTTTTTAACGCCCTAGAAGCCCAGCTCAAAAGCCCCATCGCTAAGGGGATTTTAATGGTGATTTTCATAGGGATCGCTATTTATGTGTGGAGGAATTTAGACCGGTGGAAAGAGATTTTATTCACGATCCTTGGCGTGGTGTTTGGGATTTTTTTATTCTTTAAAGCCCCGAGCTTAGCGAATTGGTTTATGGGAATTTTTTAA
- a CDS encoding DUF5718 family protein → MQEFLGFGVVGNFAGHLEQAGESHSFINMKSEEKDAPKGLFPFYIPYESCYLGRCCIDNHKIILPNDPNLRVQAEPEIALECDVKYDEKHLVTKLVPNFFMAFNDASVRNLEATKLSQKKNFSPASKGIGQKLPIDRFVYGGVCNNFSIASFLKYNHVWHIYGENSKLLKYEFFYQKLLDWIKDQLNHQQDGDSLEALRPFLERHNFPTKMIFAIGATPYMPFAQEHFLQKGDEVVIVAYNHLQYSFEKIQSLLEEDTLQTKEHTNLSYVYQIVE, encoded by the coding sequence ATGCAAGAGTTTTTAGGTTTTGGTGTGGTGGGGAATTTTGCAGGGCATTTGGAGCAAGCGGGAGAGAGTCATAGTTTTATCAACATGAAAAGCGAAGAAAAGGACGCTCCTAAGGGGTTATTCCCTTTTTATATCCCGTATGAGAGTTGCTATTTGGGGCGTTGTTGCATTGATAACCATAAAATTATTTTGCCTAATGATCCCAATTTAAGGGTGCAAGCAGAGCCAGAAATCGCTTTAGAATGCGATGTTAAATACGATGAAAAACATTTGGTAACCAAGCTTGTGCCTAATTTTTTCATGGCGTTTAATGACGCTTCTGTGCGCAATCTAGAAGCCACAAAACTCTCCCAAAAAAAGAATTTTTCACCAGCTTCTAAAGGCATAGGGCAGAAATTGCCTATTGATAGGTTTGTTTATGGGGGGGTGTGTAACAATTTCTCTATCGCGTCTTTTTTGAAATATAATCATGTTTGGCACATTTATGGGGAAAACAGCAAATTGCTCAAATACGAGTTTTTTTATCAAAAGCTTTTAGACTGGATCAAAGACCAACTAAACCACCAACAAGATGGCGATTCTTTAGAGGCTCTAAGACCTTTTTTAGAGCGCCATAATTTCCCTACCAAAATGATTTTTGCGATTGGGGCTACCCCTTATATGCCTTTTGCGCAAGAGCATTTTTTACAAAAAGGCGATGAGGTGGTGATTGTTGCTTACAACCATTTACAATATAGTTTTGAAAAGATTCAAAGCCTCTTAGAAGAAGACACCCTACAAACCAAAGAACACACTAATCTTTCTTATGTCTATCAAATCGTAGAATAG
- the hopZ gene encoding Hop family adhesin HopZ, with protein sequence MYEKNPFTLSLSLASSLLNAEDNGFFISAGYQIGEAAQMVKNTGELKRLSDTYENLSNLLNNFNNLNQAVTNASSPSEINNAIDNLKANTQGLIGEKTNSPAYQAVYLALNAAVGLWNVIAYNVQCGPGRSSQQSVTFDGQPGHNSNSINCNLTGYNNGVSGPLSIENFKMLNQAYQVLQQALKQGVPVLNNTSQKIEVKVTMQINGSSKSETTIPTTNDAQTLLQEANKMISVLTTNCPWVNHSPGQNGGAPWGLDTSGNVCQVFATEFSAVTNMIKNAQEIVAQAQSLNTNQQSNQNAPQDFNPYTSSDRAFAQNMLNHAQAQAKMLELAAQMKKDLDTIPSQFITNYLASCKTDGTTPNQGVTSNTWGAGCAYVEETITALNNSLAHFGTQVEQIKQSELLARTILDFRGSLSNLNSTYNSITTTASNTPNSPFLKNLISQSTNPNNPRGLQAVYQVNQSAYSQLLNATQELGHNPFRRVGLISSQTNNGAMNGIGVQIGYKQFFGEKKRWGARYYGFFDYNHAYIKSSFFNSASDVFTYGVGTDVLYNFINDKATKNSKISFGVFGGIALAGTSWLNSQYVNLATFNNFYSAKMNVANFQFLFNLGLRMNLAKNKKKASDHAAQHGVELGVKIPTINTNYYSLLGTQLQYRRLYSVYLNYVFAY encoded by the coding sequence ATTTATGAAAAAAACCCTTTTACTCTCTCTCTCTCTCTCGCTTCATCGCTTTTAAACGCTGAAGACAACGGCTTTTTTATAAGCGCCGGCTATCAAATCGGTGAAGCCGCTCAAATGGTGAAAAACACCGGCGAATTGAAAAGACTTTCAGACACTTATGAAAATTTGAGCAATCTTTTAAACAATTTCAACAACCTCAATCAGGCGGTAACGAACGCGAGCAGCCCTTCAGAAATCAATAATGCGATCGATAATTTAAAAGCGAACACGCAGGGTTTGATTGGCGAAAAAACCAACTCCCCGGCGTATCAAGCGGTGTATTTGGCGTTGAATGCGGCGGTGGGGCTGTGGAATGTCATCGCCTATAATGTCCAATGCGGTCCTGGTAGGAGTAGTCAACAAAGCGTAACTTTTGATGGCCAACCAGGACACAATTCAAATTCCATTAATTGCAATTTAACCGGTTATAACAATGGGGTTAGCGGCCCTTTATCCATTGAGAATTTTAAAATGCTTAATCAGGCTTATCAGGTTCTCCAACAAGCGTTAAAGCAAGGGGTGCCTGTCTTGAATAACACGAGTCAAAAGATAGAAGTCAAAGTAACAATGCAAATTAATGGATCTAGTAAAAGTGAAACTACTATTCCTACTACTAATGACGCTCAAACCCTTTTGCAAGAAGCCAATAAAATGATAAGCGTCCTCACTACAAACTGCCCATGGGTCAATCACAGTCCAGGACAAAATGGAGGTGCGCCGTGGGGTTTAGATACGTCCGGGAATGTGTGTCAGGTTTTTGCCACGGAATTTAGCGCCGTTACCAACATGATCAAAAACGCCCAAGAAATCGTCGCGCAAGCTCAAAGCCTTAACACTAACCAGCAAAGCAATCAAAACGCGCCACAAGATTTCAATCCTTACACCTCTTCTGATAGGGCTTTCGCTCAAAACATGCTCAATCACGCGCAAGCGCAAGCCAAGATGCTTGAACTAGCCGCTCAAATGAAAAAAGACCTTGACACTATCCCAAGCCAATTTATCACAAATTACTTGGCAAGCTGTAAAACAGATGGCACAACACCTAATCAAGGGGTTACTTCTAACACTTGGGGAGCGGGTTGCGCCTATGTAGAAGAGACGATAACGGCTTTAAATAACAGCCTTGCGCATTTTGGCACTCAAGTCGAGCAAATCAAGCAATCTGAGTTGCTTGCACGCACTATACTTGATTTTAGAGGCAGCCTTAGCAATTTAAACAGCACTTATAACAGCATCACCACGACCGCTTCAAACACGCCTAATTCCCCATTCCTTAAAAATTTGATAAGCCAATCCACTAACCCTAATAACCCCAGGGGCTTACAGGCCGTTTATCAAGTCAACCAAAGCGCTTATTCGCAATTATTAAACGCCACGCAAGAATTAGGGCATAACCCTTTCAGACGCGTTGGATTAATCAGCTCTCAAACCAACAATGGCGCGATGAATGGGATCGGCGTGCAAATAGGGTATAAACAATTTTTTGGTGAAAAGAAACGATGGGGGGCTAGATATTACGGCTTTTTTGATTACAACCATGCTTATATTAAATCCAGCTTTTTCAATTCAGCCTCTGATGTGTTCACTTATGGGGTAGGAACAGATGTCCTCTATAACTTTATCAATGATAAAGCCACCAAAAACAGCAAGATTTCTTTTGGGGTGTTTGGGGGTATCGCCTTAGCCGGCACTTCGTGGCTTAATTCTCAATATGTGAATTTAGCGACATTCAATAATTTCTATAGTGCTAAAATGAATGTGGCGAATTTCCAATTCTTATTCAACTTGGGCTTGAGAATGAATCTCGCTAAGAATAAGAAAAAAGCGAGCGATCATGCGGCTCAGCATGGCGTGGAACTAGGCGTGAAGATCCCCACGATCAACACCAATTACTATTCTTTGCTAGGCACTCAACTCCAATACCGCAGGCTTTATAGCGTGTATTTGAATTATGTGTTTGCTTACTAA